Proteins encoded in a region of the Persephonella hydrogeniphila genome:
- a CDS encoding M14 family metallopeptidase, which yields MIEEVFSIDLRVSEKFYIKRHRHQPTFKTDKRISIVSGIHGDELEGQMVCFLLNEFLLENKEKIKGIIDIYPSINSVGIDSIVRNVPPTDVDLNRVFPGSPDGTLPERIAHAVVETIKGSDIAIDIHSSNIFLTEIPQIRISEENADILLPIAEKLNVDFIWVHSAVTVLKSTFAHTMNSLGTKTLVVEMGVGMRITQEYCYQLFDGIVNLLIEEDFLEMEKNKDVRKPIVSTKGEVHFLNTEAPGIFIQTAKHGNWVKKGQQIGKVVSPLKGEILHNVLSPANGFLFTLREYPVVYEGSLLARIYEEKNG from the coding sequence ATGATAGAAGAAGTTTTTTCTATAGATCTTCGGGTATCAGAAAAGTTTTATATAAAAAGACACAGACACCAACCTACTTTTAAAACAGATAAAAGAATATCCATCGTGTCGGGCATACATGGAGACGAATTAGAAGGACAGATGGTATGTTTTCTTCTTAATGAGTTTCTTTTAGAAAATAAAGAAAAGATAAAAGGGATTATAGATATATATCCATCTATAAACTCGGTAGGAATAGACTCTATAGTAAGAAATGTACCTCCTACAGATGTAGATCTGAACAGAGTTTTCCCCGGATCTCCAGACGGAACCTTACCAGAAAGAATTGCCCATGCTGTTGTTGAAACCATTAAAGGCTCTGATATAGCTATTGATATTCACTCCAGCAATATATTCCTCACAGAAATACCCCAGATAAGGATATCCGAAGAAAATGCAGACATACTTCTTCCCATTGCAGAAAAACTTAATGTAGATTTCATATGGGTACACAGTGCAGTAACAGTTCTCAAATCTACATTTGCCCATACAATGAACAGCCTCGGAACAAAAACACTGGTTGTAGAGATGGGTGTCGGGATGAGAATAACTCAGGAATACTGCTACCAGTTGTTTGACGGTATAGTAAATCTGCTTATTGAAGAAGATTTTCTTGAAATGGAGAAAAATAAAGATGTAAGAAAGCCTATAGTATCAACAAAAGGGGAAGTTCATTTTCTTAATACTGAAGCCCCCGGAATATTTATACAGACGGCAAAACACGGAAACTGGGTAAAAAAAGGACAACAAATAGGAAAGGTAGTTTCCCCTTTAAAGGGAGAAATATTACATAATGTTTTGTCTCCTGCAAACGGATTTCTTTTTACATTGAGGGAGTATCCTGTAGTTTATGAAGGCTCATTACTTGCAAGAATATACGAGGAAAAAAATGGGTAA
- a CDS encoding transglutaminase-like domain-containing protein → MITYDVRYLSENSYSAEVKEAIFDFLVLPADTTYQRLKEYRTENSLKENIFEYRNLFGFKILRIRTSKIFRHFSFLMESKVDVIQQNPFDFKPLPLHKELEILNSDRFKIENFLFLRKTKYTYVSEKNKEKFLWYKRDRSIFEFLVELNSYVHNLIDYCTISTDVHTVADQVFEIEKGVCQDYAHIFISIARENGIPARYVSGYLNQGKGYIGDAFMHAWVEALIPGVGWKGFDPTNNLLVEHNYIKVAHGEDYNDCAPIKGVIKTSGISSTHYSVKVMQEQ, encoded by the coding sequence TTGATTACATATGACGTCAGATATTTATCAGAAAACAGCTATTCAGCAGAAGTAAAGGAAGCTATATTTGACTTTTTAGTTCTACCTGCAGACACAACATATCAAAGATTAAAGGAGTACAGAACGGAAAACTCCTTAAAAGAGAATATATTTGAATACAGAAATCTCTTTGGTTTCAAAATACTAAGAATAAGAACTTCAAAGATTTTCAGACATTTTTCTTTTTTGATGGAATCAAAGGTAGATGTTATACAGCAAAATCCTTTCGATTTTAAACCTCTTCCCCTCCATAAAGAACTTGAAATTCTAAACTCTGACAGATTTAAAATAGAGAATTTCCTTTTTCTAAGAAAAACAAAATACACATATGTTTCTGAAAAAAACAAAGAAAAATTTTTGTGGTATAAAAGAGATAGATCAATTTTTGAGTTCCTTGTAGAGCTTAACAGCTATGTCCACAATCTAATAGATTACTGTACTATTTCTACAGACGTTCACACAGTGGCTGATCAGGTGTTTGAGATTGAAAAAGGTGTATGTCAGGACTATGCCCATATATTTATATCTATAGCAAGGGAAAACGGTATACCTGCAAGATATGTATCAGGTTATCTTAATCAGGGAAAAGGGTACATAGGAGATGCTTTTATGCATGCATGGGTTGAAGCTCTTATTCCAGGAGTAGGTTGGAAAGGATTTGATCCTACAAATAATCTGCTGGTTGAACACAACTATATAAAAGTAGCCCACGGAGAAGATTATAATGACTGTGCACCTATAAAAGGTGTTATTAAGACATCAGGAATTAGTTCTACCCACTACTCTGTAAAAGTTATGCAGGAGCAGTAA
- a CDS encoding alpha-E domain-containing protein, whose protein sequence is MLSRIANNLFWLGRYLERVEDTARFVEVQYYSFLDAPFIHKEEIALNSILSMLGNPEYYYSKHKKLDEKSILFTAILDINNPVSVISSLSFARENARTTRDILSEDLWEAINKFYLFLKNYSKKKFLKAPFDLFEDIIENCFIINGIIDRIIMKDIGWAFIKLGIDIERSAQLSRMIIAKLESIEKSGRTSTVAENFHWRTLLESAAALDINKAVNHRATDKEKVIELLTLNLKSPRSIAYNLQKIYEYLMMITPEKEEKAGTPEFEAGKISSRLKFTTVEDIFKEGEKEFFLKVLNDIYNLASTIEKRYFVY, encoded by the coding sequence ATGCTCTCAAGGATAGCAAATAACCTTTTCTGGCTCGGAAGGTATTTAGAGAGAGTTGAAGATACGGCAAGATTTGTAGAAGTCCAGTATTATTCATTTCTTGATGCCCCTTTTATACATAAAGAAGAGATAGCACTGAATTCTATCTTAAGTATGTTAGGAAATCCTGAGTATTACTACTCAAAACACAAAAAATTAGACGAAAAAAGCATACTGTTTACGGCAATTCTTGACATTAATAATCCTGTCTCAGTGATAAGTTCCCTTAGCTTTGCCAGAGAAAATGCCAGAACAACCAGAGATATCCTCTCAGAAGATCTATGGGAAGCTATAAATAAATTTTATCTGTTTCTAAAAAACTACAGTAAGAAAAAATTTTTGAAGGCTCCCTTTGATCTGTTTGAGGATATCATAGAAAACTGCTTTATTATAAATGGAATAATAGACAGGATTATTATGAAAGATATAGGATGGGCTTTTATCAAACTTGGTATAGACATAGAAAGATCAGCCCAGTTATCAAGAATGATTATAGCGAAATTAGAAAGTATAGAAAAATCAGGTAGAACCTCTACAGTTGCAGAGAATTTCCACTGGAGAACTCTGCTGGAATCTGCGGCAGCTTTAGATATTAATAAAGCTGTAAACCATAGAGCTACTGATAAAGAAAAGGTTATCGAGCTACTCACATTAAATCTAAAATCACCAAGGTCTATAGCTTATAATCTCCAAAAAATATACGAGTATCTTATGATGATAACTCCTGAAAAAGAAGAAAAGGCCGGAACTCCGGAATTCGAAGCAGGAAAGATCTCCTCCCGTTTAAAATTTACAACAGTCGAAGATATTTTTAAAGAAGGAGAGAAGGAGTTCTTTTTAAAAGTTTTAAATGATATATACAATCTGGCATCAACTATAGAAAAGAGGTATTTTGTATATTGA
- a CDS encoding circularly permuted type 2 ATP-grasp protein — MSVLEKTLFENYRISPNTYDEVFNQNKGIKKHYRKIVNYFSKLTPAEFKELDNHAKISFINQGVTFAVYSENSEGVERVFPFDLFPRIITPKEWGKIERGVRQRVTALNTFLWDIYHDKKILKDKIIPYELVLGSKFYNKEMIGLNPSGNVYIHISGTDIIRHKDGEFYVLEDNCRSPSGVSYVLSNRTTMKRILPDIFFHYNISMIEDYPQNLLAMMESLAPEGVAEPTSVVLTPGIYNSAYYEHAFLAHNMGIELVEGKDLFVDKNFVYMKTIYGPKKVDVIYRRIDDDFLDPLVFNPESVLGVPGIMGAYRAGNVNIINAPGTGVADDKAIYAYVPEIIRYYLGEEPVINNVETFICDREEDRKYVLENIEKLVVKPVDESGGYGLLIGPKATKKEIEMYRQKIKSNPRKYIAQPVMSLSVHPTFIEETDSFEPRHIDLRTFYLQGKNFSHILKGGLTRVALKKGSLVVNSSQGGGSKDTWVMEG, encoded by the coding sequence ATGTCTGTTTTAGAGAAGACTCTTTTTGAAAATTACAGAATATCCCCCAATACCTACGATGAAGTTTTTAACCAGAACAAAGGCATAAAAAAACATTACAGAAAAATAGTTAACTACTTCTCAAAATTAACTCCTGCAGAGTTCAAAGAACTTGATAATCACGCGAAGATCTCATTTATAAATCAGGGGGTGACATTTGCTGTTTATTCTGAAAATTCTGAAGGCGTAGAGAGGGTTTTTCCTTTTGATCTTTTCCCCAGAATTATTACACCAAAAGAGTGGGGAAAAATAGAGAGAGGTGTTCGCCAAAGAGTGACAGCTTTAAATACCTTTTTATGGGATATATATCACGACAAAAAAATACTAAAAGACAAGATAATTCCTTACGAGCTGGTTCTGGGATCGAAATTTTACAACAAAGAGATGATCGGTCTAAACCCTTCAGGAAATGTATATATTCATATATCAGGGACGGATATAATAAGACATAAAGATGGTGAATTTTACGTTCTTGAGGATAATTGTAGATCCCCATCAGGAGTAAGCTATGTCCTTTCAAATAGAACAACAATGAAAAGAATTCTTCCAGATATATTTTTCCATTACAACATATCAATGATAGAAGACTATCCTCAAAACCTACTCGCAATGATGGAAAGCCTTGCTCCTGAAGGAGTAGCAGAACCCACATCTGTTGTGCTAACACCTGGTATATACAACTCTGCCTATTATGAGCATGCTTTTCTGGCACATAATATGGGAATAGAGCTTGTAGAAGGAAAAGATCTGTTTGTTGACAAAAACTTCGTTTACATGAAAACTATCTACGGTCCCAAAAAGGTAGATGTTATATACAGAAGAATAGATGATGATTTCTTAGACCCTCTTGTGTTCAATCCAGAATCTGTTCTTGGTGTTCCCGGTATTATGGGAGCCTACAGAGCAGGAAATGTAAATATAATTAATGCTCCCGGAACAGGTGTTGCCGATGATAAAGCTATATATGCATATGTACCAGAAATAATAAGATACTACCTTGGAGAAGAGCCAGTAATAAATAATGTAGAAACATTTATATGTGATAGAGAAGAAGATCGTAAATATGTTTTAGAAAACATAGAAAAACTCGTAGTAAAACCGGTAGACGAATCAGGTGGATACGGACTTTTAATAGGACCTAAAGCTACAAAAAAAGAGATAGAGATGTACAGACAGAAAATAAAAAGTAATCCCAGAAAATACATAGCTCAGCCTGTAATGTCTTTATCTGTTCATCCTACATTTATTGAAGAAACAGACAGCTTTGAGCCAAGGCATATAGACCTGAGAACTTTTTACCTGCAGGGAAAAAACTTTTCCCACATCTTAAAAGGAGGTCTCACAAGGGTTGCACTGAAAAAAGGTTCCCTTGTTGTTAATTCCTCCCAAGGTGGAGGTTCAAAGGACACATGGGTTATGGAAGGGTAA
- a CDS encoding pyridoxamine 5'-phosphate oxidase family protein, with the protein MAERKIPDNVFQEIKELTPSVLATSSDNKPYTTFITWLAAKDKKTVRFALSKDSVSTDNLKKNPYASVEVFGEGFALSISGPVKIIVDEIENLPFPVSVFEMEVEKVVDNLFPGALIAGKIPFEHTGDTVQAQEFDRVVLEELTR; encoded by the coding sequence ATGGCAGAAAGAAAAATACCTGACAATGTATTTCAAGAAATAAAGGAATTAACACCTTCTGTTCTGGCAACATCTTCTGATAATAAACCCTATACCACTTTTATAACATGGCTTGCAGCAAAAGATAAAAAAACTGTCAGATTTGCCCTCAGCAAAGACTCTGTATCCACAGACAATCTGAAAAAAAATCCCTACGCATCTGTAGAAGTTTTCGGAGAAGGTTTTGCATTGAGCATATCTGGACCTGTAAAAATTATTGTTGATGAAATAGAAAACCTCCCCTTTCCTGTATCTGTCTTTGAGATGGAAGTAGAAAAAGTAGTAGATAACCTTTTTCCAGGAGCCTTGATAGCAGGAAAAATTCCTTTTGAACATACAGGGGATACAGTTCAGGCACAAGAGTTTGACAGAGTGGTCTTAGAGGAACTGACAAGATAA
- the speD gene encoding adenosylmethionine decarboxylase: MEKTLGLHILADLYGVDFDKLDHVEDVRALLEGAVKYAGLSKLSSHFHQFHPHGATGVILLEESHISIHTWPEHGYAAIDVYTCGGKEKTFKAMEYILKVLKPKRVDEKVAERGVVPVNKAATNVEKIELETV, encoded by the coding sequence ATGGAAAAAACCCTCGGACTGCATATCCTAGCGGACCTTTACGGAGTAGATTTTGACAAGTTAGACCATGTAGAGGACGTAAGGGCTCTACTTGAAGGAGCTGTCAAGTATGCAGGTCTAAGCAAACTATCATCACACTTCCACCAATTTCATCCCCACGGTGCCACAGGAGTCATCCTTTTAGAAGAATCCCACATATCAATTCACACATGGCCAGAACATGGATATGCAGCTATAGATGTATACACATGCGGTGGTAAAGAAAAAACTTTTAAAGCTATGGAATATATATTGAAAGTTTTAAAACCAAAAAGAGTTGATGAAAAGGTAGCAGAAAGGGGCGTCGTACCTGTTAATAAAGCTGCTACTAATGTAGAAAAAATAGAACTGGAAACAGTATAA
- the metH gene encoding methionine synthase, translating into MKRIEELIKERVLVIDGAMGTMIQSMIVPINAWQGKVGCNEILNVGAPDIIKSIHEKYAEAGADLIKTNTFGALPWVLDEYGIGERAYELAKAGASLVRQVCDSYSTPEKPRFVAGSLGPGTKLPSLGHIHYDEMYEGYKIAAKGLIDGGVDIFLLETFQDPLQIKAALHAVQDASKEAGKDIPVMVSATIELTGTMLIGTDVQTLVTIMEPFDIFSLGFNCGTGPDQIEEHLKRLSEIWDRPISIHSNAGLPENRGGQTFYPMGADEFAQKESRFLDFDGVAIVGGCCGTTPSHIKALSEKVKGKKPKPPKGKQPRALASLYGIQPLKQEPPPFLVGERTNATGSKKFRELLLKEDYDAILSVAQEQVKSGAHALDVSVNFAGRDEIKDMKAVISRFNEKIPVPLMPDSTQPKALEEALKLIGGRPILNSANLEDGEEKFDRVCSLAKRFGAAVVLLTIDERGMAKTQERKVEVAERMYRIATERHGLDPEDLVFDVLTFTVGSGDEEYRDAAVQTIEAIKEIKRRHPQVGFVLGISNVSFGLDSTARKYLNSVFLYHCVKAGLTMAIVNPKHLIPYHRISEEDRKVCENLLFNVWEDGEDPLFRFIQHFSKAKEKDKNTEEDELKNLPVEERIKKLLIDGEKEKLIQAVEEARHSIPPEKIINEILIDGMKVVGDLFGEGKMQLPFVLQSAEAMKAAVDYLNRYLPKKKKNKQTTLVLGTVKGDVHDVGKNLVDIILTNNGFKVVNLGIKVELEQFIRAYKEHNADAIGMSGLLVKSTLEMKNNLEQMKKMGINVPVLLGGAALNKSFVDEYCRPVYDGPVFYCRDAFDGIEAMTRIEKWDGKSSLDTDLGHKDEEKVISEEKEDINIPPITEIKMPDMSVPVPTPPFWGRNVWVYPEMEDKNFYRYIQELAFKWINKGALFKRAWGYTRGGKSREEYERLKKDEILPAFERLKRSLIEKDIFQPKIIYGYWPCRADFPEPEEENRECSLIIFPETEGWKSEKDLNREPLQNIIGTAEVVMNFPRSKKPPFRCIADYFHSDRHDTVAFTVVSAGEKFSEYENQLFKEGKYKEYHLVHGLGIELAEALAEIVHKQIRIELGIAKEEGETLEDINWQIKNYQGARYSPGYPACPDLSLNREIFKLLKPEELGITLTENYLIVPEQSTDAIVVYHPEATYFSV; encoded by the coding sequence ATGAAAAGAATAGAAGAGTTAATAAAAGAAAGGGTACTTGTTATAGATGGTGCTATGGGAACGATGATTCAGTCTATGATAGTTCCCATAAATGCCTGGCAGGGAAAAGTAGGCTGTAATGAAATTCTTAATGTGGGAGCTCCAGATATCATAAAATCTATACATGAAAAATATGCTGAAGCTGGAGCAGATCTTATCAAAACTAATACATTTGGGGCTCTCCCGTGGGTATTAGACGAATACGGAATAGGAGAGAGAGCCTATGAACTTGCAAAGGCAGGAGCATCTCTTGTAAGGCAGGTCTGTGATTCATACTCAACTCCTGAAAAACCCCGATTTGTAGCTGGCTCCCTTGGACCGGGAACGAAACTCCCTTCTCTGGGACATATCCATTACGATGAAATGTATGAAGGGTACAAGATTGCTGCAAAAGGTCTTATTGATGGAGGAGTTGATATATTTCTTCTTGAGACATTTCAGGATCCTCTTCAGATAAAAGCTGCTCTACATGCTGTTCAGGATGCTTCAAAAGAGGCAGGAAAAGATATACCTGTTATGGTTTCTGCGACGATAGAGCTTACAGGAACAATGCTTATCGGAACAGATGTTCAGACATTAGTCACTATTATGGAACCTTTTGATATATTTTCTCTTGGCTTTAACTGTGGAACAGGTCCCGACCAGATAGAAGAACATCTGAAGCGACTTTCTGAGATATGGGACAGGCCTATTTCTATTCATTCAAATGCTGGTTTACCGGAAAATAGGGGAGGTCAGACTTTTTATCCTATGGGTGCTGATGAGTTTGCACAGAAGGAAAGCAGATTTTTAGATTTTGATGGGGTAGCTATTGTTGGTGGTTGCTGTGGTACTACTCCTTCCCATATAAAAGCCCTTTCAGAAAAAGTAAAAGGGAAAAAACCAAAACCTCCGAAAGGAAAACAGCCTAGAGCCCTTGCATCTCTATACGGTATACAGCCCTTGAAACAGGAACCTCCCCCTTTTCTTGTTGGTGAGAGAACAAATGCAACCGGTTCAAAGAAGTTCAGAGAACTTCTTCTAAAGGAAGATTACGATGCAATACTTTCTGTTGCACAGGAACAGGTAAAATCAGGAGCCCATGCACTTGATGTTTCTGTTAATTTTGCCGGTAGAGATGAGATAAAGGATATGAAAGCAGTTATAAGCCGTTTCAATGAGAAGATACCAGTTCCTTTGATGCCAGATTCTACGCAGCCTAAAGCTCTTGAAGAAGCTTTAAAGCTAATAGGAGGAAGGCCTATACTGAACTCTGCAAACCTTGAAGATGGAGAGGAAAAATTTGACAGAGTTTGCTCTCTTGCTAAAAGATTTGGAGCTGCAGTTGTTCTACTCACAATAGATGAAAGAGGTATGGCAAAGACACAAGAAAGAAAGGTTGAAGTTGCAGAAAGAATGTACAGGATCGCAACAGAAAGACACGGTTTAGACCCTGAAGATCTTGTTTTTGATGTACTGACATTTACTGTAGGTTCTGGAGATGAAGAGTATCGGGATGCTGCTGTCCAGACAATTGAAGCAATAAAGGAGATAAAAAGAAGGCATCCGCAGGTAGGATTTGTTTTAGGGATATCAAATGTATCATTTGGTCTTGACAGTACAGCAAGAAAATATCTGAACTCTGTTTTCCTTTATCACTGTGTAAAAGCAGGTCTTACAATGGCCATTGTAAATCCTAAACATCTTATACCTTATCACAGGATATCTGAGGAAGACAGAAAGGTATGTGAAAATCTTCTTTTTAATGTGTGGGAAGATGGAGAAGACCCGTTATTCAGGTTTATACAGCATTTTTCAAAAGCAAAAGAAAAAGATAAAAATACAGAAGAAGATGAACTGAAAAATCTTCCTGTAGAGGAGAGAATAAAGAAACTTCTTATAGATGGTGAGAAAGAAAAACTTATTCAGGCTGTTGAGGAGGCAAGACACAGCATCCCTCCAGAAAAAATTATAAATGAGATATTGATTGATGGAATGAAGGTTGTTGGGGATTTATTTGGTGAAGGGAAGATGCAGCTTCCATTCGTTTTACAGTCTGCCGAAGCAATGAAGGCAGCTGTTGATTATCTGAACAGGTATCTACCAAAAAAAAAGAAGAATAAACAGACCACTCTTGTCCTTGGAACTGTAAAAGGAGATGTACATGATGTAGGTAAAAACCTTGTTGATATTATTCTAACCAATAATGGATTTAAAGTAGTTAATTTAGGTATAAAAGTAGAACTTGAACAGTTTATAAGAGCCTATAAAGAACACAATGCAGATGCTATAGGAATGAGCGGGCTTCTTGTTAAATCTACACTTGAGATGAAAAATAATCTTGAACAGATGAAAAAAATGGGGATAAATGTTCCTGTTTTGTTAGGAGGAGCTGCCCTGAATAAATCATTTGTCGATGAGTACTGCAGACCTGTATATGATGGGCCAGTCTTTTACTGCCGTGATGCATTTGATGGTATTGAAGCTATGACGAGAATAGAAAAATGGGATGGGAAATCATCCCTTGATACAGATTTAGGTCACAAAGATGAAGAGAAGGTTATTTCCGAAGAAAAAGAAGATATAAATATTCCTCCTATAACAGAGATAAAGATGCCAGATATGTCTGTTCCTGTGCCTACGCCTCCATTCTGGGGTAGGAATGTCTGGGTATATCCGGAAATGGAAGATAAAAATTTTTACAGATATATACAGGAACTTGCATTCAAATGGATTAATAAAGGAGCTCTTTTTAAAAGAGCATGGGGTTATACAAGAGGAGGAAAGTCAAGAGAGGAGTATGAAAGGCTGAAAAAAGATGAGATTTTACCAGCATTTGAGAGGTTAAAAAGATCTCTTATCGAAAAAGATATATTCCAACCAAAAATAATATATGGCTACTGGCCATGTAGGGCTGATTTTCCGGAACCTGAGGAAGAAAATAGGGAGTGCTCCCTTATTATTTTCCCTGAAACAGAAGGATGGAAAAGCGAAAAAGATTTAAACAGGGAGCCTTTACAGAATATAATAGGAACAGCAGAAGTAGTAATGAATTTCCCCAGATCTAAAAAACCTCCATTTAGATGTATAGCAGATTACTTTCATTCAGACAGGCATGATACAGTTGCTTTTACTGTTGTTTCGGCAGGAGAAAAATTTTCAGAATATGAGAATCAACTGTTTAAAGAGGGAAAATACAAAGAGTACCACCTTGTCCATGGTCTTGGGATTGAGCTTGCTGAAGCTCTTGCAGAGATAGTTCATAAACAGATAAGAATTGAGCTTGGTATAGCAAAGGAAGAAGGAGAAACTCTTGAAGATATTAACTGGCAGATAAAGAACTATCAGGGAGCGAGATACTCTCCAGGGTATCCAGCATGTCCAGATCTGTCTCTTAACAGAGAGATATTCAAACTGCTAAAACCTGAGGAACTAGGAATAACACTTACAGAGAACTACCTTATTGTGCCTGAACAGTCTACAGATGCTATAGTTGTTTACCATCCTGAAGCAACCTATTTCTCCGTTTAA